A stretch of the Clavibacter sp. B3I6 genome encodes the following:
- the pgl gene encoding 6-phosphogluconolactonase produces the protein MTNDRRVLVHPDKKAMTGSVAARFLTKLVDILDEEEAANVVLTGGTVGPSILAAVNESAARDSVDWTRVHFWFGDERWLPQGDPERNDTTVRDALLDHIDVPAANIHAMGASDQGLSLEEAVAAYRAELAEHANGDSGLPRFDITFLGVGPDGHVASLFPDSEGIRTMDAAVIPVRNSPKPPAERISLTLPVLNSSLRIWMVLAGPDKAFALGLALAGADRTEVPVAGIKGRKRTVFFIDREAAADVPENLMLSSY, from the coding sequence GAAGGCCATGACCGGCTCCGTCGCCGCGCGCTTCCTCACGAAGCTCGTCGACATCCTGGATGAGGAGGAGGCGGCCAACGTCGTCCTCACCGGGGGGACGGTGGGCCCGAGCATCCTCGCGGCCGTCAACGAGTCCGCGGCGCGCGACAGCGTCGACTGGACCCGCGTCCACTTCTGGTTCGGCGACGAGCGGTGGCTGCCCCAGGGGGACCCGGAGCGCAACGACACCACGGTGCGCGACGCCCTGCTTGACCACATCGACGTGCCCGCGGCGAACATCCACGCCATGGGCGCGAGCGACCAGGGTCTGAGCCTGGAGGAGGCCGTCGCGGCGTACCGCGCGGAGCTCGCCGAGCACGCCAACGGCGACTCCGGCCTCCCCCGCTTCGACATCACGTTCCTCGGCGTCGGACCGGACGGGCACGTGGCGTCGCTCTTCCCCGACAGCGAGGGGATCCGCACGATGGACGCCGCGGTGATCCCCGTGCGCAACTCCCCCAAGCCGCCGGCCGAGCGCATCTCGCTCACGCTCCCGGTGCTGAACTCGTCGCTGCGCATCTGGATGGTGCTCGCCGGGCCGGACAAGGCGTTCGCGCTGGGTCTCGCCCTCGCGGGTGCCGACCGCACCGAGGTGCCCGTCGCGGGCATCAAGGGCCGCAAGCGGACGGTGTTCTTCATCGACCGCGAAGCGGCCGCGGACGTGCCGGAGAACCTGATGCTGTCGTCCTACTGA